A genomic stretch from Podospora pseudoanserina strain CBS 124.78 chromosome 3, whole genome shotgun sequence includes:
- a CDS encoding hypothetical protein (EggNog:ENOG503P2EX; COG:V; MEROPS:MER0033274), producing the protein MGSMAAVLDTSAAPPGSAQQRIAPQLPTTARLFHATCAFAVQKLLLPPWIFLRKVKTYIISPGETYPDQIKAYPALKHLPIRIFLPPGYDRTSTKRFPVLLTIHGGGFVLGNPWDNDPWNRAFSSKHGYLVVSLNYSKAPGSPFPKPVYDLEALIQLVLADTTLPIDYDRIAIAGWSAGANLTLAVSQLDTVKLHVKAVVPLYPVVDFVPTQETKCAGRRYKPDLGGFRGKDKDFLLAMSPTFNWAYLNPGTDLHDTLLSPAHAKREVLPKNIFMIGCELDMLAPEAWRMICSLAGKRVPREDEVVGRQMMAKEGELITGNDDRYAWEEVIKMDGGARYKWLLVPDQVHGFDQDSIGHMVGNDVKCLKDAKMKTEKMIEIIGGWLDDVMDVDK; encoded by the exons ATGGGTTCCATGGCAGCTGTGCTAGACACCTCCGCCGCGCCCCCTGGCAGCGCTCAGCAACGCATCGCACCACAGCTGCCCACCACTGCCCGCCTGTTCCATGCGACCTGTGCCTTTGCGGTGCAGAAGCTCCTGCTGCCCCCATGGATCTTCCTCAGAAAGGTGAAGACCTACATCATCTCACCTGGGGAGACGTACCCCGACCAGATCAAAGCATACCCTGCTCTGAAGCATTTACCCATTCG AATCTTCCTACCCCCAGGCTATGACCGGACCAGCACCAAACGCTTCCCTGTGCTCCTCACCATCCACGGCGGTGGCTTCGTCCTGGGCAACCCTTGGGACAATGACCCCTGGAATCGcgccttctccagcaagCACGGCTATCTCGTCGTATCACTCAACTACAGCAAGGCACCTGgctccccctttcccaagcCCGTCTACGACCTCGAAGCCCTCATCCAGCTTGTCTTAGCCGACACAACACTGCCCATCGACTACGACAGGATCGCCATAGCAGGCTGGTCAGCAGGCGCCAACTTGACTCTGGCAGTCTCTCAGCTCGACACCGTCAAGCTCCACGTCAAAGCCGTTGTCCCTCTCTATCCCGTGGTTGACTTTGTCCCCACTCAAGAAACAAAGTGTGCCGGCCGCCGCTACAAGCCCGACCTTGGCGGATTCCGCGGTAAAGATAAGGACTTTCTGCTCGCCATGTCGCCGACATTCAACTGGGCTTATCTCAACCCCGGCACTGACTTGCATGACACACTCCTCAGCCCAGCACACGCCAAGAGGGAAGTACTCCCCAAAAACATTTTTATGATTGGCTGCGAGCTGGACATGTTGGCTCCTGAGGCGTGGAGGATGATTTGCAGTCTGGCTGGCAAGCGTGTGCCGagagaggatgaggtggtcGGAAGGCAGATGATGGCaaaggagggagagctgaTCACGGGCAATGATGATCGGTATGCCTGGGAAGAGGTGATCAAGATGGATGGAGGGGCGAGATAcaagtggttgttggttccaGATCAGGTGCATGGGTTTGATCAAGACAGCATTGGGCACATGGTGGGCAATGATGTGAAGTGCTTGAAGGATgccaagatgaagacggAAAAGATGATTGAGATTATTGGGGGTTGGCTGGATGATGTTATGGATGTTGACAAGTGA